The DNA segment TACCACCAGCTGGCTATCAAGCTGACCGTTGAAATAATTAACAATATTGGTCGCCGCCGCGACAGACATGCGCATCGCAGCTTCTTGCGTCAGGCCCGCAGTGTGTGGGCTGAGAATGAGGCGATCGGCTTGCAGCAGCAGAGCCGCACTGAGATCGGCGGGTTCATCTCTCAGGACATCCAGGCCAGCACCGCCCAGATGTTCACTCTGTAGCGCAGCCGCCAATGCATCCTCATCAACAATGCCGCCCCTGGCCGTGTTAATGAGAAAAGCCCCTTGTTTCATCAACGCCAGTTCCCGGTAACCAATCAGTGGCTTATCTCCAATGAGGGGTAAATGCACCGTCACGGCATCCGCGATTTTGAGTCCATCATCAATTTCACTGACGCGCTCAACCCCATGTTCGGCAAAAACGTTATCGGGCAGGTAGGGATCGTAAGCCATCACTTGCATACGAAAGCTTTTTGCCAGACGAGCCACTTCGCGGCCAATACGGCCAAAACCAAGGATGAACAAGGTGCGATGG comes from the Pantoea sp. At-9b genome and includes:
- a CDS encoding hydroxyacid dehydrogenase yields the protein MPHVLVAGKIHEAGMDVLRNAAGITFTLVPDVSVESYAPHIVNADALLIRTQPLTAKQIASAQQLKIVSRHGVGYDSVDVEALTERNIPLTIVGDVNSLSVAEHALSMLLALAKRVTWFDRSIREGRWNQRNTFSAVEIAHRTLFILGFGRIGREVARLAKSFRMQVMAYDPYLPDNVFAEHGVERVSEIDDGLKIADAVTVHLPLIGDKPLIGYRELALMKQGAFLINTARGGIVDEDALAAALQSEHLGGAGLDVLRDEPADLSAALLLQADRLILSPHTAGLTQEAAMRMSVAAATNIVNYFNGQLDSQLVVNQQVIALQDLMSQLP